The window CCGGTTACGGGACGGCGCGGCTGGACCCCGCGGACGGACGGATGATCTGGACGCACCGGGACGACATCACCGAAGCCCCCGGGCTGGGCGCGGCACCGGACGGTCCGGCGTACACGGCGACGCCGGGCGGCCCGCTCCGGGCGTACGCCGCCGAGGACGGGGACCCGGCGTGGCGGGCGGACCTCTCCGGCTACCAGGACGTCCCCTTCCCGGCGGGCGCCACCCTGCTGATGGTCCGGCAGGACGGCACGGCGGAGGGCCTCGACGCGGCGACCGGCGCGTCCCGCTGGCACCACGCACTGCCCGGCCTCGGGCACCCGTCCTTCGCGTTCCACGACCCGGCGGCGGGAGTGGCGTACGCCTACGAGCACGCGGCGGACGGGACCTCGACGCTCGTCACCGCGATCGGGGCGGACACGGGGCGCACCGTGTGGCGGCACCGGCTGGACGGCATGCTCACCCCGGCCGGGACGTCCGGCGGGGAACTCGTGCTGACCGCCATGAACAGCGACGCCCAGATCACCGGGCTGGTCCGCTACGCGCCCGAGCGCCGGAGCGCGGCACGGGTCGCCCTGCCGTTCCGCATGAACGGGCCCGAGGTCGTCGTGGCCGGGGACACCGCCTATCTGCTGGAGCGGGGCGGGACCCTGCTGGCCGCCGGCATCCGGCCCGGCGGCGGCAAGGCGGAGCGGTGGCGTCTGGAGACGGCCGTCGGGCTGACCTCCGCCCCGGTGCTCGGCGCCGGGGACCGGCTGTACTTCTCGGCGGCCGACGGGCGGCTCCTGGCCGTGGACACGGTGCACGGGACGCTGCTCGGCCAGACGCGGCCCCGGCTGAAGGAGGGCAGGCTCGGCCTCGCCTCCTCGCTGCCCGCCCCCGTCGTGCTCGGGCGGAGCGTCGTGGCGACCGCTCCGGACGGATCCGTGTTCGCGGTGGACGCGGACGGCCCCGCCCACTGGTGAGACCAGGGACGGGGCCGGACGGGAAGCGCGCGGTTCAGCCGAGCTTGGAGACGTCGCGGACCGCGCCCCGGTCCGCGCTGGTCGCCATCGCCGCGTAGGCGCGCAGGGCCGCCGAGACCTTGCGGTCGCGGTTCTTCGGCGCGTACACGCCGTTCAGCGCCTCACGCCGGGTGTCGAGCTCCGCGTCGGGGACGAGGAGCTCGATCGAGCGGTTCGGGATGTCGATGCGGATCCGGTCGCCGTCCTCGACGAGGGCGATCGTGCCGCCGGACGCCGCCTCGGGCGACGCGTGCCCGATCGACAGGCCCGACGTACCGCCGGAGAAACGGCCGTCGGTGACCAGGGCGCAGCTCTTGCCGAGGCCGCGGCCCTTCAGGAAGGACGTCGGGTAGAGCATCTCCTGCATGCCGGGACCGCCGCGCGGGCCCTCGTAGCGGATGACGACGACGTCGCCCTCCTTGATCTCCTTGCGGAGGATCTTGTCGACGGCGTCCTCCTGCGACTCGCAGACGACGGCCGGGCCCTCGAAGGTCCAGATCGACTCGTCGACGCCCGCCGTCTTCACGACACAGCCGTCCACGGCGAGGTTGCCCTTGAGGACCGCGAGACCGCCGTCCTTGGAGTACGCGTGCTCCAGGTCGCGGATGCAGCCGCCGGCCGCGTCGAGGTCGAGGGTGTCCCAGCGCTCGGACTGGGAGAAGGCCGTCGCGCTGCGCACGCAGCCGGGGGCGGCGTGCCAGAGCTCGACCGCCTCGGGGGACGGCGAGCCGCCCCGGACGTCCCATTCCTTGAGCCACTCGGCGAGGGTGTCGGAGTGGACCGCGTGCACGTCCTCGTTGAGCAGCCCGCCGCGGTGGAGTTCGCCCAGCAGTGCGGGGATGCCGCCGGCCCGGTGGACGTCCTCCATGTAGTACGTGCCGCCGGGGGCCACGTTGGGGGCGACCTTCGAGAGGCAGGGGACGCGGCGCGAGACCTCGTTGATGTCGTCGAGGGTGTAGCGGAGCTCGGCCTCCTCCGCCGCGGCGAGCAGGTGCAGGATCGTGTTGGTCGAGCCGCCCATGGCGATGTCGAGCGCCATGGCGTTGTCGAACGCGGCGCGGGTGCCGATGGAGCGCGGCAGGACCGTCTCGTCGTCCTGCTCGTAGTAGCGCTTGGTGATCTCGACGACCGTGCGGCCCGCGTTCTCGTACAGCGCCCTGCGGGCGGTGTGTGTGGCGAGGACGGAGCCGTTGCCGGGGAGGGAGAGGCCGAGGACCTCGGTCAGGCAGTTCATCGAGTTGGCGGTGAACATGCCGGAACAGCTGCCGCAGGTGGGGCAGGCGTTCTCCTCGATGCGCAGGATGTCCTCGTCGGAGATGCTCTCGTCGACGGCGTCGCTGATCGCGTTGACCAGGTCGAGCTTGCGGACCGTGCCGTCGACGAGGGTGGCCTTGCCGGCCTCCATGGGACCGCCGGAGACGAACACCGTCGGGATGTTGAGGCGCATCGCGGCCATCAGCATGCCGGGGGTGATCTTGTCGCAGTTCGAGATGCAGATCAGGGCGTCGGCGCAGTGCGCCTCGACCATGTACTCGACGCTGTCCGCGATGAGGTCGCGGGACGGGAGGCTGTAGAGCATGCCGCCGTGGCCCATGGCGATGCCGTCGTCCACCGCGATCGTGTTGAACTCCCGGGGCACCGCCCCGGCCGCCTTGATCGCCTCGGAGACGATCCGGCCGACGGGGGCGAGGTGGGTGTGCCCGGGCACGAACTCGGTGAAGGAGTTGGCCACCGCGATGATCGGCTTGCCAATGTCCTCACTGGCTACGCCGGACGCCCGCATAAGGGCGCGGGCGCCCGCCATGTTGCGGCCGTGGGTGACAGTGCGGGACCTCAGCTGGGGCATCGTCTCTCGCTCCTTCGACAGAAAAGACTCCTTTGGAGCGTACGCCTACCGTGCCAAGATCTGGACAGACCGTCCGATATACGGGACGGGCGGCTCGGTGCGCGGACGGGGGGGGGCGGGCGCCGGACGGCCCGGTGCGCGGACGGGAGCGGGCGCCGGACGGCCCGGTGCGCGGACGGGGGGCGGGCGCCGGACGGCCCGGCGCCACGGGCTCAGTCCTCGGCCAGATACCGCTGGAGCGTGGGGGCGACCATCGCCCCCGGCGCCACGGGCTCAGTCCTCGGCCAGATACCGCTGGAGCGTGGGGGCGACCATCGCCCCCGGCGCCACGGGCTCAGTCCTCGGCCAGATACCGCTGGAGCGTGGGGGCGACCATCGCGATGATCTTCTCCGGATCGGCCGACGCCAGCGGTTCCGCCTGGATCACGTACCGCAGCATCGCGATGCCGATCATGTGGGAGGCCGCGAGCTCCGCCCGGAAGGTCGGATCGGGCACGTCGAGGTCCGCCGCGATCCGCTCCAGCAGCCGCCGCAGCACGAACTCGCGCAGCACTTTCGCCGCCGCCTCGTGGGTGAGGGCGGAACGCAGGATCGCCAGCAGCGGCGCCCGGGACGCGGGGTTCTCCCACACGCCGATGAAGTAGCGGGCCAGCCGCTCCCCGACGTCCTCGGAGGGGCCGCCCAGGATCGAGGGGATGACGAGCGCCGGCTCGAAGGAGACCTCGACGGCGGCGGCGAAGACCTCGTCCTTCGTGCCGAAGTAGTGGTGCACCAGGGCTGAGTCCACCCCGGCCGCCTTCGCGATGCCCCGGACCGACGTCTTGTCGTAGCCGCGTTCGGCGAACTCCGCGCGGGCCGCCTCCAGGATGCGGGTCCTGGCGTCGGGCCCCTCGGCGTGCGCGGTACGGGAGGGGCGGCCCCTGCGCCGGGGTGCCGGTCCTTCGGCGCCGGACGTCACGAGCGGGGCGCCCGCGCCGGTGAGGCCAGGTGGAGCCGGGTGAAGGCCAGCGCCTCCGCGAGGTCCGCCTCGCGCTCCGCGGACGACATGGCCCTGCGGGTGTTCACCTCGATCACCACATGGCCGTCGAAGCCGGTACGGGCCAGCCGCTCCAGCAGTTCCGCGCACGGCTGGTCGCCCCGGCCGGGCACCAGGTGCTCGTCCTTGCCGGACCCCTTGCCGTCCGCGAGATGGACGTGCGCGAGCCGGTCGCCCATCCGGTCCACCATCGCGAGGCTGTCGGTGCGCGCGGTGGAGGTGTGCGAGAGGTCGACGGTGAAGTGCCGGTAGTCGTCGTTGCTGACGTCCCAGGCCGGTGCGTACGCCAGCATCTCGCGGTCCCGGTAGCGCCACGGGTACATGTTCTCGACGGCGAAGCGCACATCGGTCTCGTCGGCCATGCGCCAGATTCCGGTGATGAAGTCGCGGGCGTAGTTGCGCTGCCACCGGAACGGCGGGTGCACGACCACCGCGGAGGCCCCGAGCTTCTCCGCGGCGTCCCTGGCCCGCTGGAGCTTCACCCACGGGTCGGTGGACCAGACCCGCTGGGTGATCAGCAGACACGGCGCGTGGATGGCGAGGACCGGCACCTGGTGGTAGTCCGACAGCCGCTTCAGCGCCTCTATGTCCTGGCTGACGGGGTCGGTCCAGACCATGACCTCGACGCCGTCGTATCCGAGGCGCGCGGCGATCTCGAAGGCCGTCGCCGTGGACTCCGGATAGACGGAGGCCGTAGACAGGGCGACCTTCGCATCCGGGATGCGCACCACTGGTTCTGCCACCAGGACAGCCTACGGGCAGCGGCGCGCGTCCTTCGGGGACCCCGGCGGAAAGTGAGAAGGGCCATGACAGCCCCGGGCGGGATCAGGGACGGCCTCCGACGGGTTCAGGGACAGCCCTCGGCGGCTTCAGGGGCGGTCTCCGGTGGGATAGGGGGACGGCCTCCGGCAGGGTCAGGCCAGGACCGCCTGCGCCGCCGGCAGGTGGTCCAGCCGCCGCAGGATGACGCCCTCGCGCAGCGCCCACGGGCAGATCTCCAGCTCCTCGATCCCGAAGAGGTCCATCGCCCCCTCCGCGACGAGCGCCCCGGCCAGCAGCTGCGCGGCACGCCCCTCGGTGACCCCGGGCAGGTGACCCCGCTGCTCGACGGTCATCGTCGTCAGCTTCGGCACCCACTCCTCCAGCGCCTTGCGGGAGAGGACGCGCTGCACGTACAGCCCCTCGGCGGAGCGGGCGGCGCCCGTGATCCTGGCGAGCTGCCGGAAGGTCTTGGACGTCCCGACGACGTGGTCGGGCGGTCCCAGCCGGGTGAACTCGCCCACCGAGCGGGCGATCCCGGCGCGGACGTGACGGCGCAGGGCGCGCACGTCCGTCGGGTCCGGCGGATCGCCCGGCAGCCAGCCGGCCGTGAGGCGCCCCGCGCCGAACGGCAGCGAGACGGCCGCGTCCGGCTCCTCGTCCATCCCGAAGGCGACCTCCAGCGAACCGCCGCCGATGTCCAGGACCAACAGCTTCCCCGCGGACCAGCCGAACCACCGGCGGGCCGCCAGGAAGGTCAGCCGCGCCTCCTCCTCGCCGCTGAGGACCGCCAGGGACACCCCGGTCTCCTCCCGCACGCGCGCCAGCACCTGATCGGCGTTGCCCGCCTCGCGCACGGCCGAGGTGGCGAACGCCAGCACGTCCTCGCAGCCCTTGTCCTCGGCCGCCTGGACGGCTCCGGCGATCGTGGACACCAGGCGGTCCATGCCCTCGGGGCCGATCGCCCCGTTCTTGTCGAGGAGTTCGGCGAGCCGCAGCTCCGCCTTGTGCGAGTGCGCGGGCTGCGGGCGCGCACCGGGGTGGGCGTCGACCACCAGCAGGTGCACCGTGTTCGAACCCACGTCGAGGACTCCGAGTCTCATACCGGAACGCTACTGCGGCTTACTCTGGGCGCGTGCCAAAGACGAAAAAGGCGAAGCCGGACAAAGCCACGAAGAAGCAGTCGCGATCGGAGCAGGAGACGCAGCAGCCGGATACGACAGGGCCCGGCGGGCCCGACGAGAAGGAGCTCGACTTCGCGCGGGCCTGGGTCGAATTCCCCGACCCGTCCGACGACGAGCAGGTCTACCGCTGCGACCTGACCTGGCTCACGTCCAGGTGGAACTGCATCTTCGGGAGCGGCTGCCAGGGCATCCAGGCGGGCCGCGCCGACGACGGCTGCTGCACGCTCGGCGCGCACTTCTCCGACGAGGACGACGAGAAGCGGGTGGCCGGCCATGTCGCACGGCTCACACCGGACATCTGGCAGTTCCACGACGTCGGGTCGAAGTCGGGCTGGGTCGGGGTCGACGAGGACGGCGAGCGGCAGACCCGGCGCTGGGAGGGCTCCTGCATCTTCCAGAACAGGCCCGGATTCGAGGGCGGCGCGGGCTGCTCCCTGCACATCCTGGCGCTTCGGGAGGGCAAGGAACCGCTGGAGACCAAGCCCGACGTGTGCTGGCAGCTGCCGGTCCGCCGGACGTACGACTGGATCGAGCGGCCCGACGACACCCGTGTGCTCCAGGTCTCGATCGGTGAGTACGACCGTCGCGGCTGGGGCCCCGGCGGGCACGACCTGCACTGGTGGTGCACCTCGGCGACCTCCGCGCACGGTGCCGGGGACCCGGTGTACGTCTCCTACCGGCCCGAGCTGACCGAGATGATGGGCAAGGAGGCCTACGACCGGCTGGCCGAGCTGTGCGAGCAGCGCCTGGCGTCGCTGCTGCCGATGGCACCGCATCCGGCCGACCCGGCCTGAGGCGGTCCGGCGCCCGCCCGCACACGACGGCGGCCCGGTGCGCGGTGCGACGTCCTCGCGCCGGGCACCGGGCCGCCGTCGTGTGCCGGGTACAGCGCGGATCCGTGCCACCGCGCACGTGGCCGCGGACCGGGCCGCCGCCGTGTGCGGCTCAGCCGGCCGGTTCCGACGGCTCGTCCGGCGGCGTCGTGCCGGGTGAGGGCTCGGGCGGCGACGGCTCGCCGGTGGGTGACGGCGTCGGGTCGGTCGGATCCGGCGTGGGCGTCGGTGTGGGCGTCGGGTCCGGTGACTGCGTGGGGTCGGGGGTCGGATCGGGCGACGGGGGCGGCGACGACTGCGTGGGGCCCGGCGGTTCGGACGACGGGCCGGGGGACGGGCTGCCGGGGCGCGGGGCGCCCGCGCCGTGGCCGGTGACCGCGACGACGGAGCCCGAGGGCGTGAGGACGACGCGGGCGGTCCAGGGGCCGCGCGGTTCGGCCGCGCGGTCGACGAACACCTGGAGGGTGGTGCTCCGGCCCGGCGCGAGCGTGCCGGACGAGCGGCTGAGGCGGAGCCACGGGGCCTGCGCCCGCGCCGACCAGGAGACCGCGCGGGTGCCGGCCGACGTCAGGGTGATCGTCGTACGGCCCCCGGACGAACGGGCCGAGACGGTGAGCGTGCCCGCCGCGGCCGGGGAGGCGCCGACGCTCACGACCTCGGCGGAGACGTCCGGCCTGCGGGCACCGTCCCTGAAGCTGTCGTCCGCCTCGGGCCTGGCGTTGCCCGCGTTCTCGTAGTGCTCGTACGTCTCGTCGCCGGGGGCCGGTTCCACGTCCATGTCCGTCGCCGTGACCGAGGTGTCCCGCCCCTCCCCCGTGAGCGGAGCGCCCCGGTAGGCGGCCCACAGGGCGATCACCGGCGCGGCGACGACCGTCGCCACGACCGTCGTCGTCACGACCCGGGCGCGGAGCCGGTCCCTGCGGGCGGCGTGGTCCTTGGGGTCCAGCGGGAATCCCGTCCTGCCGAAGCGCGGGGCGGCGGACCTGGAGCGCCGGGCGTGGGCCAGGGCGACGTGGACGGAGGGGCGGGGCGCCTCGACGACCGGCAGTGAGGCGACGGGCCGCACGGCCGTCCCCGGCCAGGGCCCGGCGGCGCCCGCCCGTTCGGCGGCCCGGCGGCAGCGCGGGCAGTCGTCGACGTGCCGGACGAGCTCGCTGCGCAGGACCGCCGAGAGCAGCGCCTGACGCGTACCGGTGAGCCTGGCCACGGCGGGGCAGTCCCCCCTCTCGACGA is drawn from Streptomyces sp. NBC_00178 and contains these coding sequences:
- a CDS encoding TetR/AcrR family transcriptional regulator, which produces MTSGAEGPAPRRRGRPSRTAHAEGPDARTRILEAARAEFAERGYDKTSVRGIAKAAGVDSALVHHYFGTKDEVFAAAVEVSFEPALVIPSILGGPSEDVGERLARYFIGVWENPASRAPLLAILRSALTHEAAAKVLREFVLRRLLERIAADLDVPDPTFRAELAASHMIGIAMLRYVIQAEPLASADPEKIIAMVAPTLQRYLAED
- a CDS encoding BACON domain-containing protein codes for the protein MTSSRLETSVRTTGAHRAHRRAAHPSAQRPSARYEPYLDGLFTYCLSVLCDHEAATDALGLVLAIAERQDGRCPESQEERKSWLYALARWTCLRALTEQRRGRQAHRRQSVPAPVPAVTHSSPEEAADPGGPARSPASEARRRELAQLAWPEAAGTTPEQREALELAVRHGLTSRAVAAVLGLDVGSARELLAGAACEVERTRAALAVVERGDCPAVARLTGTRQALLSAVLRSELVRHVDDCPRCRRAAERAGAAGPWPGTAVRPVASLPVVEAPRPSVHVALAHARRSRSAAPRFGRTGFPLDPKDHAARRDRLRARVVTTTVVATVVAAPVIALWAAYRGAPLTGEGRDTSVTATDMDVEPAPGDETYEHYENAGNARPEADDSFRDGARRPDVSAEVVSVGASPAAAGTLTVSARSSGGRTTITLTSAGTRAVSWSARAQAPWLRLSRSSGTLAPGRSTTLQVFVDRAAEPRGPWTARVVLTPSGSVVAVTGHGAGAPRPGSPSPGPSSEPPGPTQSSPPPSPDPTPDPTQSPDPTPTPTPTPDPTDPTPSPTGEPSPPEPSPGTTPPDEPSEPAG
- a CDS encoding Ppx/GppA phosphatase family protein is translated as MRLGVLDVGSNTVHLLVVDAHPGARPQPAHSHKAELRLAELLDKNGAIGPEGMDRLVSTIAGAVQAAEDKGCEDVLAFATSAVREAGNADQVLARVREETGVSLAVLSGEEEARLTFLAARRWFGWSAGKLLVLDIGGGSLEVAFGMDEEPDAAVSLPFGAGRLTAGWLPGDPPDPTDVRALRRHVRAGIARSVGEFTRLGPPDHVVGTSKTFRQLARITGAARSAEGLYVQRVLSRKALEEWVPKLTTMTVEQRGHLPGVTEGRAAQLLAGALVAEGAMDLFGIEELEICPWALREGVILRRLDHLPAAQAVLA
- the ilvD gene encoding dihydroxy-acid dehydratase, producing MPQLRSRTVTHGRNMAGARALMRASGVASEDIGKPIIAVANSFTEFVPGHTHLAPVGRIVSEAIKAAGAVPREFNTIAVDDGIAMGHGGMLYSLPSRDLIADSVEYMVEAHCADALICISNCDKITPGMLMAAMRLNIPTVFVSGGPMEAGKATLVDGTVRKLDLVNAISDAVDESISDEDILRIEENACPTCGSCSGMFTANSMNCLTEVLGLSLPGNGSVLATHTARRALYENAGRTVVEITKRYYEQDDETVLPRSIGTRAAFDNAMALDIAMGGSTNTILHLLAAAEEAELRYTLDDINEVSRRVPCLSKVAPNVAPGGTYYMEDVHRAGGIPALLGELHRGGLLNEDVHAVHSDTLAEWLKEWDVRGGSPSPEAVELWHAAPGCVRSATAFSQSERWDTLDLDAAGGCIRDLEHAYSKDGGLAVLKGNLAVDGCVVKTAGVDESIWTFEGPAVVCESQEDAVDKILRKEIKEGDVVVIRYEGPRGGPGMQEMLYPTSFLKGRGLGKSCALVTDGRFSGGTSGLSIGHASPEAASGGTIALVEDGDRIRIDIPNRSIELLVPDAELDTRREALNGVYAPKNRDRKVSAALRAYAAMATSADRGAVRDVSKLG
- a CDS encoding sugar phosphate isomerase/epimerase family protein yields the protein MAEPVVRIPDAKVALSTASVYPESTATAFEIAARLGYDGVEVMVWTDPVSQDIEALKRLSDYHQVPVLAIHAPCLLITQRVWSTDPWVKLQRARDAAEKLGASAVVVHPPFRWQRNYARDFITGIWRMADETDVRFAVENMYPWRYRDREMLAYAPAWDVSNDDYRHFTVDLSHTSTARTDSLAMVDRMGDRLAHVHLADGKGSGKDEHLVPGRGDQPCAELLERLARTGFDGHVVIEVNTRRAMSSAEREADLAEALAFTRLHLASPARAPRS